Within the Opitutaceae bacterium TAV5 genome, the region CGACCAGCAAGGGGCTCGTCTTCGAGGGCAGGGCGACGATCCTTTTCACGCTCGGCTCAGGTGACACCGGCGATCTCGTCACGCTGGTCGACGCCTCGATGGTCGGGCAATCGAGCGGCGCGGCCGACAGTATCTTTTTCAACTTTACCAACGCGGGCGACGCACAGGCCGGTGTAAGCTACGACCTGATCCACTTCGGCGCCGACGCCCGTGCCGGCATTGCGCTCACCGAATACGCGCTCTCGCAGGAGAGCCTTGCCGCGGGCTGGGCCGGCACGTTCGGCTACTCGGCCGACGGCAAGACGCTGCAATTCACCGTCACCGCCGTGGGATCGACGATCCCCGAGCCAGGCGCGGCGGCGCTGCTTCTCGGCGGCGCGGCGCTCGGCCTGCTTGCCATGAGAAACCGGATACGATGATCTTCCGGGGAACTCCTGAAAAAACAGATTTTCACCACAGAGGCACACAGACACAAAGTTTCACAGAACAGAAAAAAATAACTCGTTTTTAAATTGATAGATACAAAATATAAAAAATCTCCTCTTCCGGTTTTCTCTGTGTCTTTGTGTCTCTGTGGTTAATTTTCAGGAGTCCCCTCCGCCGGATTTTCATTCGCATGAACCCGTTTCGCCTGGCGTCCCTGTTTTTCGCTCTTCTTGCGGTCTGCGCGGCCGGCGAGTCGCCCGTGCCTGAGCGCCTGCTTCTCTCCGACGCAGACCTCGCCCGTATCCGCGAGCAGGAAAAGACCGATCCGCTGATGGCTGAGTTGCTTTCGGAAATCCGCGCCGCCGCCCGGGAAAACCTGACGCTGCCGCCCAACACGTATTGGAAACCGGGTGATCGCGACATGCTCGACCAGGCGCGAGCCGCCGCGAGCCGCATCATCACCAGCGCCTTTGTGTATCGACTCGACGGTGACAGCCGTCATCGTGACGCTGCGCGGCGCGACCTGCTCAACGTGTGCGGGTTCCCCGACTGGAATCCGCGGCATTTTCTGGATGTGACCGAGATGGGTTTTGGCGTGGCGCTGGGTTATTCGTGGCTGCGGGACGATTTGTCCGGGGAAGAGGGCGCCATCATCCGGACTGCGCTCGTCAAAAACCTCCTGCGCATGGCCCCGGCGGCTTACGATCGGTCGGGGCGAGGCAGACTGAACTGGTCCGCTTTCGGTTCCTCGGCCAAGACGACGAACAACTGGAATTTTGTCTGCAATGGCGGTTTTGTCGCGGCGGCGCTGGCTTTGCGCGACGAGGAGCCCGTGCTTGCGGAAACGGTGCTGGCCGGCGCCCGCGAGTCGATTCCGGCTGCGATGGCCGGTTATGCGCCGGACGGCGCATGGCCGGAGGGCCCGACTTACTGGAGCTACGGAACGACGTTTCTGGTCAATACGCTTGCGATGCTGGAGAACACGCCGCAGGGCGACGGAGGATTGTCGCAATACCCCGGCTTCGACCGGACGCTATTTTACGGCCTGCAACTTTTCGGACCGAGCGGCGTGTCCTTCAATTTTGGTGACGGTGGCCCTGCGCGCGACCATGAGGCGGCGTTGCCGGCGCTCGTCTGGCTCGCCCGGCGCTTCGGAGTGCCGGATGCCTTGCCGGAAGTGCGGCGCCGGTTGCAGGCAAAATTGCGCGCAGCTCCGTCCGGCTACGCGCGCTCGCTGCCGCCCGGCATCGGCGGACGCGGACTGGTTTTCTGCGCGATTTTTTTCCCGGAGCAGACGGTGCCTGAGTCCGGCGGTAAAATGGAACCGGCATTATCCGTGCCGCTCGACGCGCATTTCCGGGGCGAGGCCGATTTTGTGGTGATGCGCAGTCACGCAACCGATCCGGCTGCATTGTGGGTTGCCCTGAAAGGCGGCGCCAACGGCGTGAGTCACGGACACCTCGATCTGGGCTCTTTTGTGCTCGATGCCGGAAGCGTGCGCTGGGCCGTCGATCTGGGATCGGAAAATTACGGCCTGCCGGGCTATTGGGAAATGGATGAAGGCGGGCGGCGCTGGAACTATTACCGGCTCAACAATCGCAGCCACAACACGCTGACGCCGGGCGACGCGTTGCAGTCGCCGATGGCGGTGGCGCCGGTCACACAGTTCGAAACGTCGCCGGAAGGCGGCGTCGCGGCGGTGGATCTGACGTCTGCGTATCCGGGTTTTTCAGACAGAATGGTGCGTCGGGTTTCGATGCCGGGTCGCAAGGCGGTCCTGATCGAGGACGAGGTGGAGGGGTTGCGCGCGGGCGAATCGCTCGCGTGGCGGATGCTAACGCCTGCGAGGATTACCATTTCCCCCGACGGCCGGGTGGCGACGCTCGTCCACTCCGGACGCAAGCTGCGAGTGACGCTGGCGGCTCCGGTTCCGGCCCAGGCGAAGTTTTCAGCGGAACCCGCCCGACCGCCGACAAAGGCGGAAAAACAGAATCCGGGTGTGTCGGTGCTCACGGTTGCGTTTGTTCCCGAATCGCCGGACGTGCGGCTGGCGGTGCGGTTTGATCCCGTGCCGAAATCGGGCGATTGAAGAGGGAAGAATCCGGGCCTGTCGAAGCGGGATGAGCTGCCCGGATATATCACACGTGTCCGTAGCTGCGAACGCCTTTTGTCTGGAAGATGCGGGTCAGCCCGCTCTCCGACGACGGAAGGCGAATCCGGCCAGCAGAACCAGCGACCCTGCCAGCAGGGCGACAGCTCCGGGTTCGGGGATGGGCGCGACCTCGACCTTGAGGTTGTCGAGGCCGAGACCGGCGGCAGTTGCGGGCTGGTCGCTGCCCCAGCGGAGCCAGAGATACCCGCCGGCCTGCCAGTCGAGGCCGGTGAGCGTGACGCTGACCGTCCGGCGATTGTCGTCGGCATTGCCGTTGAGTCCGCTGGCAGAGCCGGTGACCAGGCTGGTGACGTTTCCTTGCGGGTTCGTCGTATAGCCGGCGGCCGTGAGCTGGCTGCCGCTCTCCGCGGTTGCCAGATAGCTGAACGCCCATGTCGTGGGGTTTGTATTACGTCGCCACTGTTCGACATCGAAAGTGAGCGTCACGGAGTCGATGGTGGCTCCGGACGTGTTTTGAAGCTGGAGGCCGAGCCAGGCGGTGGAGGTAAACCCGTCGGCGCTGCCGGTGAAAAGTCCGAGCGCCCGGTCGGTGCCATCGGACGGGCCCCAGCTGTAAATCGTGCCGCTGGTGGCTTGGGAGCCGGAACTGGCGCGACCGCTGTTGCTGCCCCCGACGGTCGAATACCAGCCTGCCAGCGTGCTGTTGTTGGTAAAGGTGAAGGTAGTGGTGCCGCTGCCAGAATGGGTGCGAAGCGTATCGAAGTCCTGGGTGTAGGCATCCGTCCCGTTGAGAGTCGCCTGTGCATGAAGCGCAGGAGAGGCAAGCGTCAGGAGGACGGCGATTGCGGCTGTTGTCGGGATGGGCGGGAGGTGGTGCAGTTTCGTTTTCATGGTTCAGGAGAGACGGACAAAGCAGTGGCTTGCCGCCCGGATGGCGGCAGATTTGCGAGAGGGATGGATGCGGCTATTTGTCGAAGCGCCAGAAGGGCGTCTCGTTGGTGGCGTAGTTGGCCTGCATGTCGGCTTTGCTGATGCGCTGCACGTGGCCGTCGATGAAGACGACATTGATGCTGTCGCGGTGGACGTACTGGAGAGGAGGGGAGCCACTATCGGGTACGTGACTGTGGCTGACATTGGATACGTAATTGCCGCCGCCCGCGGCGACCGCGCCGTCCATGAAGAATGCCATGCGCGAGGGATGCTCGATCATCGAAAGGCGGCTGACATAACCCCATTGCGGGTCGCGGTCCTTGAGTCTGGAGCCGTCGTCCATCGTGGCAGTGGCATAGGTATTGATACTGTAGGTACGGCCAAAATGGATGGACGCGGAGGGCGGATTTTTGAGGAAGCCGGTATCGCACTTCATCGGGGAAGGAGTGTTCTTCCAGTCGAGGTTTTTTTGAGCTTTGAAGTTGAGGTAGGGGCTGAGTTGGCCGGACCAGGCATAGTTGCTGGAGCCTTCGTTGTAACACCATGCTTTGGCATCGGGCATTTTGTCCCGGTTGTCGCCGATCCAGAGCATGGCAGCAGCCTGAAGCTGGCGAAGGTTACTGATGCATTGCGCGGCGCGGGCGGTTTCGCGGACGCGTCCCACGGTGGGGATGATGATGCCGGCGAGGATGCCGATAATGGCGATGACGGTGAGGAGCTCGATCAGCGTGAAGGCGGCGCAGCTCCGCCGCGCAGTCCGGAGTTCAGGGTTTCGGGTTGGGAGTCGGGTATGCATCGGCGTGAGGTGGTTGTGTGGTTCAGTTTTTGGGCCAGGGCCAGTAAAGGTCGACGCCGGGTCCGGCGGGAGAAGGTTCGGAGCCCCAGGGGAGGGCGCCGATATCAGGACGGGCTGCGCTGTCGGCAGGAGGTGGATACGAATCGGGCCAGCCGGATTCGAGCGGCAGCCGGCTGCCGCTCGCGCGGGCCGGGCTGTCGGCGGCGGCAAGGCGGGCATCGACCGGGCTGGACGCGGGATCGGTGAGACGCGGGTCGGCCACGATGCCGGCGGTGGCAAAGGCGGGGTCGATTTCCGCGAGGCGGTTGAGGTCGGCATCCCAGGTGAAGAGGTTGCCTTCCCAGCGGATGTTGTTGGTGGAGGGTCCCATACCTTCGAAACCGACGGGGGCGGAGCGGCGATTGCGCTGGAAGATGTTGTTGGCGAAGGCGAGGTCGCGCCAGTTCTCGGGACGGTAGCGCGGGGGGCGGGTGGCGACGAAGACGCTGCGTCCGTTGCTGACGAAGGTGTTCTGGTAAATATAGATGCCATGCGCACCAGGCCCCCAGTCGTTGCCCATTTTGATCGGATACCCATAACGGCGGGTCTCGCCTTCCACGCGGATCGTATCCGTGGTCTGGATGCGGTTGCGATAGATATGGATGGGGCCGGGGCGGTCGGAGACGATGCTGATGCCGACGAAAAGTTTGAAGCCGACGTTGTCGTGGAAGCGGAGGTTGGCGGTGTTGTTGGATTCGAGTTCGATCATGTCGTCGCTGGTATGATGAACGAGGTTGTGGTGGAGAGTGATGTTGCGGCCCTGGACGCTCATGCCGTCCCAGCCGCCGGCGATTTCACAGTTGGCGATTTCGGAATCGTCGGCGCGGAGGCGGATGCCGTGGCCGCGCATGGGGGCGGTTTCCTCGTCACTGGAGGAGAGAGTATCGCGGTAGCCCTGACGCCATTCCCAGTCGAAGTTCCAGAAATTCTGGATACGGCAGCGGCGGATGGTGATGCGGCTGGAGCGATTTTTGATTTCCTCGGTGGAGATGCCGCGGAAGGCGGTGCGGATGGTGAGGTCTTCGAGCGTGATGTCGGTGACGCCGGAGCCGTTGAGATGGACGCCGGCGAAGCCGGCGTGGCGAAGGGTGAGGCCGCGGATGATCCAGCCGGTGCTGTCGGTGAGCTGGATGATGCCTTCGGCCGTGCCGATGTTGAGGGGCACGGCGTTGGGGTCGCGTCCGTCGGCGAGGCGGAGGCGCACTTTTCCTCCCGATCCGCCGGTGCGCCAGAGGGCGTCCCCGCGCGGGCCGCGGAGGAAAAAATCCTCATTGTGGTGCGCGGCGATGAGACGGTCGTCGGCATGCGAGGCCCACGTGAGCAGGGCCCGCGATTCCCGCGCCGTCCAGGTCCAGGGCACGTCGGCTTCCCAGCCCTGGGCGGGATCGGGGAGCGGATGCCAGCGGTTGAGGGGGGCGGCGGGGGAGGCGCGCTGGAGTTCGGGGTCGGCGCCGTCGATGATGACGGAGGAGGGGGCGTTATTGGCAGGTTCGAGCGTGATCGGATTGTCGGCGGGGGCGTGTTTGCCGGTGATGCGGATGTTTTCGTGGTAGATGCCGGGGAGGATCCGGAGGTTGTCTCCGGGTCGGGCGGCATCGACGGCGGACTGGAGGGTGGGGAAACGGGCCGGTTGTCGCTGCCCGTTGCGCCAGAGCTCGACCTCGGCGTGCAGGAGGGCGGGAAGAACCAGGGCGAGGAAAACAAAAGCCGCGGCGACAGAGGGCAGGCACACGGGAGAGAGCCGGGCCGGCGATACAGGGCGGTGGTTGCGGGGGATGGATAACATCGAGGGCAACGATAACCCGAATCGGGGCTGCGGACAATTTTCCTTGCCTGCAAAAATTCAATTTTTGTCTCATTTCCGGACAGAAAGCCGGACTCCCGGAAAATTTCATGACCAGATTTTGCACGACCTGTTGTGACCGTGAGGCGCTGGAAAAGGCGGCCGGACGGGTGCTGTTCGGGTTGGCGGCGTGCAGGCGGATCGGATGGCGAGGGGCTGTCGTGGTTGCCGGAGAGCAGGAGAGAGGGAAGAGGGGGCGGGTCTCCGGCGATGCGACGGTGCGGCAGGTGGTGTGGTTGCGGGGGCAGGTGACGTTCGGCACGATGCGACTGGAGCCGGGATCGGTGTGGAGGCCGGGCGTGACAGATCGTTTCGGGCGGGAGGAGGAAAAGGCGGCGGAGAGGGCAGGGGCATCGGGACTGGAGTTCACCTTCGCCGGACCGCTGGCGGCGGATTATGTGAATTTTCTCGAGGAGAATTTCGGGCGGATGGTGCGGTTGCCGCCGGGCTCTCCTGCTTTGCGGGCGGCGCGGGCGCTGGCGGCGGCCGCGGAGGCGGGGGCGAGGCGCGAGGTGATGTCGAGGCGGGTGTTCGGATGGCTGGCGGCGCTGCACGAGACGCTGGAAGAGCGGCAGGTGCACCTGCAGGATTTGCTGAGAGGGCGAATCGATCACCTGTTGCCCGAGGGGGCGGCGCACGGGTATTCGGTGAAGGCGCTGGCGGCGCATCTGGGTTGCACACCGGGGTGGCTGGCGCGGCGGCTGCAGCAGGCGTGGCGGCGCCCGGCCGGGGAGGTGTTGCATGCGCTGCGGCTGCAGCACGCGCGGGAGTTGCTGGCCACGACAGGGGCGGGAGCGGGAGAGGTGGCGTGGCGGTGCGGGTTTGCATCGGCGTCGTCGTTTTCCAAGGCGTTTCGCCGGGCCATGGGCATGACGCCGACGCAGGCGCGTGTCCTCGGGAAAAAGGGGACGGGCGGGAGAGGGACGAAGGCGGGCGGGAATGCGATCATGCGGGTGATGGAAGAGAGGCGGAGGAGAGGGCCGACAGAGCTGCGGGTGCTGCCGGCAGGGGAGGATGTGATGGCGGCAACGGTATGGGGCGGAGCCTACTTCCAGTGCGACGGGGGTGAGACGGACAAGGCCTACAACATGCCGTTCGATATTTCGATCAACAAGATCACGCGGGGTATCCACTGGGTGGTGACGCTGGAGGGGGAGGCGGTGTTCGAGACCGGAGGGTATTCGCTGACGGTGCATCCGGGGATGGTGGTGGTGTATTCCAGCCCGTCGAAGGGGCGCTGGATGACACCGTCGGGGAGGCCGTGGCGACGGGTGTGGGTGAAGGTGCGTTGCGACTGGGGCAATGAGGCGTTGCTGGCATTGGGCACGGCACACGGTTGGGCGGCGATGGTGCCGCTGGCGTCGCGTCCGGTGAGGCTGGCGAGGCAGTGCGTGCGCGAATGGAACGAGCACCGGAACAGGCCGTCGGTTGAAATGTCGCGTTCGGGTTACGAATGGTTGCTGGCGTGGTGGGAACTGCTGCATTCGGGGCGAGTGCGCCCGCTGGTCGATGCGCGCGGGCAGGCGGTGTTGCCGGACATGCGAGAGGTGGCGTTGCCGTCGTTTTTCCGGCGTATCAAGACGATCACGGGTTACGCGAAACAGATCGGCTATTCGCGTTCGCACACGATGCGGAAACTGAGCGAACAATGGAAGGGCGGGACGCCGGCGCAGATTATCCGACGGCAGCGGCTGGCCCAGGCGGCGCTGGACCTGCGAAGGACGCGGCTGCCGGTAGTCGAAATCGCACGACGCTCGCAGTTCGCTTCGGCAGGGAGTTTTATCCCGGCGTTCAGGCGCGAGTTCGGCATGACGCCGCTGGCGTACCGGCTGGCGCAGATTTGAACGGCAACGGTGTCGTTACGCCATCGCAGGTGTCGGCGACGTGCTCCGGTTCGATCTGCGATGTATCAAGGATACTGACGATGGGCGCGTGCGCTTTGGTGTAACGAACCCGGCCTTACAGGCATCCTGCTTCGAATAAATGTGAAGACGATACCGGGCTCGCCTTTATACAGATTTTCATCAGACAATCCCAGGTTTGTCGTCGAATGGGTTGATCAGCTTCAGGCCAGGCACATGCCGGAAGTCGTCCACGTTTCGGGTGACCAGCTCCCAGTCGTATGCGAGCGCTGTCGCGGCGATAATGGCGTCGGCAAGACCGGTGTTGCGCTGTTGGCGAATGGCAATGGCCCGGGTGACCACTTCGTCATCGAGCGAGAGTTCGGTCGCTTCAGCCAAGAAGAGCTGGAGATCGGCCAGTTCTTCGGAGGTGATGCGGTGATAGCCCAGAACCTCGATGCGGGATACGACGGAGATGCCGAAAGGCTCCGTTTCCAGCCAGAGGCGCAGCCAGTCCTGATCGGGACGGGTGGCATAGATGAGAATGTTGCTGTCGAGCAGCCTCATTATTCGCGTCCGGGCAATTGCCGGTCACGGCGCGTTTCGCGTTGCCAGGAAACGGGATCCTGGTCGCGGAAGGGCGACAGGCCGCCGCGAGCGGCGATCCGGCGCAGGGCGTCGAAAGCATGTTTCCTGCGGTCAGCCACAGGGGGCGTTCCGGTGTCGGGTACGGGCGTGAGAATGGCGGTGACCTGTACCTTGCCATGTCGCATCCCGGACGGCACCGGCAAATGCAAGGTGCCGGTTGCATCCGGTTCCAGGATGACAGTGATCGTGCTCATGACGTTGAAGGTTGCGAGAAACCTGTCCGGGTCAAGTTTGCTGCCGGACCCGGCGGGGTGCGGCGCAGTCGATATCGGGGCTCGCACGACAAAACCGGCTGCCCTCGGGGGAGTGGCTTTCGTACCGGCCCCGGATGAGGGAGGTATGTGGCTGGCAAGCCGAAGCTTTGGCCAGGCAGCCAGAAGACGGTCACGGATTGACCGGGACGGCCGCGACGTGCCAATCGAAAAACAGCGCCATGCGGATGTTGCCGAGAACGGGTTCGGGGGGGAGTTGCGACCAGCGTGATTGGGACTGGCTCACGTTTTTCTGGTCAACGTCACACATCGCCCAGATGCGGGAGAGGGGATAGTCTGCAAGCTGCGAGAGGTTTTTGGGTTGGTGGGCCAGGTTGTCAGGATCGTAGCCGCTTTGTTGCCCAAAGATTTTTGTCAGCCTGGGATAATTGGCTTCAACGGGATTGTTCGTTTCCGGGATCGTATCCCGGAGACCATAAACGGGACTTTCGGGATCCTGGCGATAGCGGGTATTGGCGGGATTGGCCAGGATGGCAGCCTCCTTCACTTTTGAGGTTGGCTGGGGAATGTTCAGATAGCTCCAGAGACGATAACCCAGCGTGCCGCTGTTGCTGGTGCTGTACCACGAAAAATTGTAGGTCCAGAACGGACCGGGGAGACGCCCTCTGGAGTCGTCGGTGTAAAGCTGGATGGCGGTGCCGATCTGGCGGAGGCTGTTGGTGGTGACGGCCCGGTCGGCGGCCCGGCGCGCGCGCTGAAACACGGGGAAAGCTATCCCGGCCAGAATGCCGATGATCGCTATGACCACGAGCAGTTCGATGAGTGTGAAGCCTCGCCTCCTGGAGAACACCGGAAGCGGGGACAATTTCCTGGAGACGGATGAGGGAAACGCTGCGGGTTTCATGAAACGTGGTGGTTTGGCAGGAAAGACAGATGTGCGGGGAGCGGGGCGGATTGCAGGCAACAGGATACGGTGAGGGCCTGGATTGTTTGTATTTGACGATCTGCTTCAACGCCCGGCTTACTGACACAGATGAGTAATTTGCGCAGGGCAACCCAGGCGGATGTAGCCGGAGCGGCGCGAGTGGCGCGCTCCACCGTGTCGCTCGCCATGCGCAATCACCCCAGCATCCCTCCCGCCACCAGACAGCGGATACGCGAGGCGGCTGCCCGCCTGGGATACGCGCCGGACCCTATGTTATCGGCGCTCGCAAATTACCGAACCCGATCCCGTTCGGCAAATTACCAGGGGGTATTGGCCTGGCTCGTGAACACGCAACTTGTCCCGCCTCACTCGCGCCGGTGGAACGAGGTGATGATGTTCAGGGATTATCATGTGGGCGCGCTCAAACGCGCCCTGGAGCACGGCTACAAGGTGGAGGTTTTTGACATCGCCCAGCGGGGCATGACAGCGGACCGGCTGGCCCGGATTTTCATCACGCGCAACATCGAGGGGATTCTCGTATGTCCGCAGCCCGGCCCCAACATGACGCTGGAGTTTCCATTCGAGCGTTTCGCATCGGTGACTTTCGGGTATTCGCTTGCCAGCCCGCTTCTGCACACGGTGGCGCCGACGCAATTCCGGGCGGTCAAGGAGATCATGCGCCGGCTGCTGCAC harbors:
- a CDS encoding N-terminal cleavage protein; this encodes MHTRLPTRNPELRTARRSCAAFTLIELLTVIAIIGILAGIIIPTVGRVRETARAAQCISNLRQLQAAAMLWIGDNRDKMPDAKAWCYNEGSSNYAWSGQLSPYLNFKAQKNLDWKNTPSPMKCDTGFLKNPPSASIHFGRTYSINTYATATMDDGSRLKDRDPQWGYVSRLSMIEHPSRMAFFMDGAVAAGGGNYVSNVSHSHVPDSGSPPLQYVHRDSINVVFIDGHVQRISKADMQANYATNETPFWRFDK
- a CDS encoding N-terminal cleavage protein, which gives rise to MSPLPVFSRRRGFTLIELLVVIAIIGILAGIAFPVFQRARRAADRAVTTNSLRQIGTAIQLYTDDSRGRLPGPFWTYNFSWYSTSNSGTLGYRLWSYLNIPQPTSKVKEAAILANPANTRYRQDPESPVYGLRDTIPETNNPVEANYPRLTKIFGQQSGYDPDNLAHQPKNLSQLADYPLSRIWAMCDVDQKNVSQSQSRWSQLPPEPVLGNIRMALFFDWHVAAVPVNP
- a CDS encoding AraC family transcriptional regulator — protein: MSGQKAGLPENFMTRFCTTCCDREALEKAAGRVLFGLAACRRIGWRGAVVVAGEQERGKRGRVSGDATVRQVVWLRGQVTFGTMRLEPGSVWRPGVTDRFGREEEKAAERAGASGLEFTFAGPLAADYVNFLEENFGRMVRLPPGSPALRAARALAAAAEAGARREVMSRRVFGWLAALHETLEERQVHLQDLLRGRIDHLLPEGAAHGYSVKALAAHLGCTPGWLARRLQQAWRRPAGEVLHALRLQHARELLATTGAGAGEVAWRCGFASASSFSKAFRRAMGMTPTQARVLGKKGTGGRGTKAGGNAIMRVMEERRRRGPTELRVLPAGEDVMAATVWGGAYFQCDGGETDKAYNMPFDISINKITRGIHWVVTLEGEAVFETGGYSLTVHPGMVVVYSSPSKGRWMTPSGRPWRRVWVKVRCDWGNEALLALGTAHGWAAMVPLASRPVRLARQCVREWNEHRNRPSVEMSRSGYEWLLAWWELLHSGRVRPLVDARGQAVLPDMREVALPSFFRRIKTITGYAKQIGYSRSHTMRKLSEQWKGGTPAQIIRRQRLAQAALDLRRTRLPVVEIARRSQFASAGSFIPAFRREFGMTPLAYRLAQI
- a CDS encoding twitching motility protein PilT — protein: MSVVSRIEVLGYHRITSEELADLQLFLAEATELSLDDEVVTRAIAIRQQRNTGLADAIIAATALAYDWELVTRNVDDFRHVPGLKLINPFDDKPGIV
- a CDS encoding LacI family transcriptional regulator, giving the protein MSNLRRATQADVAGAARVARSTVSLAMRNHPSIPPATRQRIREAAARLGYAPDPMLSALANYRTRSRSANYQGVLAWLVNTQLVPPHSRRWNEVMMFRDYHVGALKRALEHGYKVEVFDIAQRGMTADRLARIFITRNIEGILVCPQPGPNMTLEFPFERFASVTFGYSLASPLLHTVAPTQFRAVKEIMRRLLHAGYRRIGFAHSFTTDARADHNFLAGYLVEQHLCGRGDRIPPLDEEVLTAEAFREWYDEHRPDAVITGNPRLLGVIARSGCRVPQDLAVACASVPKPSDGGLAGIYEDSFHVGEAAVDFLVAALHQGERGIPERPKSILVPGIWAPGATFPEKNSGAPQMKGGGE
- a CDS encoding heparinase, whose amino-acid sequence is MNPFRLASLFFALLAVCAAGESPVPERLLLSDADLARIREQEKTDPLMAELLSEIRAAARENLTLPPNTYWKPGDRDMLDQARAAASRIITSAFVYRLDGDSRHRDAARRDLLNVCGFPDWNPRHFLDVTEMGFGVALGYSWLRDDLSGEEGAIIRTALVKNLLRMAPAAYDRSGRGRLNWSAFGSSAKTTNNWNFVCNGGFVAAALALRDEEPVLAETVLAGARESIPAAMAGYAPDGAWPEGPTYWSYGTTFLVNTLAMLENTPQGDGGLSQYPGFDRTLFYGLQLFGPSGVSFNFGDGGPARDHEAALPALVWLARRFGVPDALPEVRRRLQAKLRAAPSGYARSLPPGIGGRGLVFCAIFFPEQTVPESGGKMEPALSVPLDAHFRGEADFVVMRSHATDPAALWVALKGGANGVSHGHLDLGSFVLDAGSVRWAVDLGSENYGLPGYWEMDEGGRRWNYYRLNNRSHNTLTPGDALQSPMAVAPVTQFETSPEGGVAAVDLTSAYPGFSDRMVRRVSMPGRKAVLIEDEVEGLRAGESLAWRMLTPARITISPDGRVATLVHSGRKLRVTLAAPVPAQAKFSAEPARPPTKAEKQNPGVSVLTVAFVPESPDVRLAVRFDPVPKSGD
- a CDS encoding endonuclease, giving the protein MKTKLHHLPPIPTTAAIAVLLTLASPALHAQATLNGTDAYTQDFDTLRTHSGSGTTTFTFTNNSTLAGWYSTVGGSNSGRASSGSQATSGTIYSWGPSDGTDRALGLFTGSADGFTSTAWLGLQLQNTSGATIDSVTLTFDVEQWRRNTNPTTWAFSYLATAESGSQLTAAGYTTNPQGNVTSLVTGSASGLNGNADDNRRTVSVTLTGLDWQAGGYLWLRWGSDQPATAAGLGLDNLKVEVAPIPEPGAVALLAGSLVLLAGFAFRRRRAG